One Natrinema halophilum genomic window carries:
- a CDS encoding DUF58 domain-containing protein encodes MTEFTRRARWHGALVVALFTALLAVTLGIPALFFLAVVALGFVLVGQASSVPDLGAENETGRLDADTTADADSPPETDVDSDLRLERAVEDSRVRPGQSVTVTLSVTNEGSTVASDVRVVDEPPEEVPVTGGSPAFATAVRPGETVSHEYDLEPPRGEHEFGTATVRCRSLSATAVATAEYDLGGDDSFTCETLLDSFPLQDRTIQFVGQTPTDDGGSGVEFFATREYRRGDPMNRIDWHRFARTGDLATVEYREERAVTIVFVIDDRANVHRRTSDGGPDSYDLTLYAASRGVVASIEDGNRTGLAMLTGETWIEPGAGDAVRSQVADAISDAAGGSGREPQTGSKSESGTFSESTAGRPVADGGDRSDGGTLAVDLERRLPQRAQVVLCTPLFDRAAVDIVETLRTRGRAVTVVSPDVTADIESSSATTGARIAGLQRANRIDALRGLGATVVDWQRKDPLSVELARAFRAGPGGRGGGPA; translated from the coding sequence GTGACCGAATTCACCCGCCGCGCTCGCTGGCACGGCGCGCTCGTCGTCGCTCTGTTCACTGCCTTGCTCGCGGTCACGCTCGGCATCCCGGCTCTGTTCTTCCTCGCGGTCGTCGCGCTGGGGTTCGTACTCGTCGGACAGGCGAGTTCAGTCCCCGACCTCGGCGCCGAAAACGAAACCGGCCGCCTGGATGCAGATACGACTGCCGACGCTGATTCTCCCCCTGAAACCGACGTCGACTCCGACTTGCGACTCGAACGCGCGGTCGAGGACTCGCGGGTTAGACCCGGCCAGTCGGTGACGGTGACGCTGTCGGTGACGAACGAAGGGTCGACTGTCGCGTCGGACGTCCGCGTCGTCGACGAACCGCCCGAAGAGGTACCGGTGACCGGCGGTTCGCCCGCGTTCGCGACCGCTGTCCGGCCGGGCGAGACGGTTTCCCACGAGTACGACCTCGAGCCGCCGCGCGGGGAACACGAGTTCGGGACGGCGACGGTCCGCTGTCGTTCGCTGTCGGCGACGGCGGTCGCGACTGCCGAGTACGATCTCGGTGGCGACGACAGTTTCACCTGCGAGACGCTGCTGGATTCGTTCCCGTTACAGGATCGGACGATCCAGTTCGTGGGTCAGACGCCGACCGATGACGGCGGAAGCGGCGTCGAGTTCTTCGCAACTCGAGAGTACCGCCGCGGCGATCCGATGAACCGGATCGACTGGCACCGGTTCGCCCGAACGGGCGACCTGGCAACCGTCGAGTACCGCGAAGAACGGGCGGTGACGATCGTCTTCGTGATCGACGACCGCGCGAACGTCCATCGCAGAACGAGCGACGGCGGCCCGGATTCGTACGACCTCACGCTATACGCCGCCTCCCGCGGCGTCGTCGCCTCGATCGAGGACGGCAACCGAACCGGCCTGGCGATGCTCACGGGCGAGACGTGGATCGAGCCGGGGGCGGGCGATGCCGTTCGGAGTCAGGTCGCGGACGCGATCAGCGACGCGGCCGGCGGGTCGGGGAGAGAGCCACAGACCGGATCGAAATCGGAGTCGGGTACGTTTTCAGAATCTACGGCTGGTCGTCCCGTTGCGGACGGCGGTGACCGGTCCGATGGCGGCACGCTCGCGGTCGACCTCGAGCGGCGGTTGCCCCAGCGCGCGCAGGTCGTTCTGTGTACGCCGTTGTTCGACCGGGCGGCGGTCGATATCGTCGAAACGCTGCGGACACGCGGGCGGGCGGTGACGGTCGTCTCCCCCGACGTGACGGCCGATATCGAGTCGTCGTCGGCTACGACGGGGGCCAGGATCGCCGGCCTGCAGCGGGCGAATAGGATCGATGCGCTCCGCGGACTCGGTGCGACCGTCGTCGACTGGCAGCGCAAAGATCCGCTCTCGGTCGAACTGGCCAGGGCGTTCCGTGCAGGCCCCGGCGGTCGCGGAGGTGGGCCCGCGTGA
- a CDS encoding DUF7269 family protein codes for MSRTPSTAGLAIVTFLAAALLAVGTTLTLQPTVLLDAVPVLEALLIALDPSAVVLALILVLVLLAPTLGITGRLRSSSTTSLIGEADESATGRPRLDTEATADYPIVGDPFDRRIELARAYDDRPRSTREEARERLVESLRPIAATAYANRAGLTEPSAMAAIEAGTWTDDPRAAAFLGGDEGPSTPLWLWLVDLVSTADPFVRSLERTIDEIDRIQSTPAVATETTSTVTANAEPGTDAEVTS; via the coding sequence ATGAGTAGGACGCCGTCGACGGCCGGACTCGCGATCGTCACGTTCCTCGCGGCGGCGTTGCTCGCTGTCGGTACAACTCTGACTCTCCAGCCGACGGTGCTTCTCGATGCGGTTCCCGTACTCGAAGCGCTATTGATCGCGCTCGACCCGAGCGCGGTCGTGCTGGCGCTCATCCTCGTCCTCGTTCTGCTCGCGCCGACGCTCGGTATCACCGGCCGGCTTCGCTCGTCGTCGACGACGTCGCTGATCGGCGAGGCAGACGAGTCGGCTACTGGACGTCCTCGGCTCGACACCGAAGCGACGGCCGACTATCCGATCGTCGGCGATCCGTTCGATCGCCGGATCGAACTCGCGAGGGCCTACGACGACCGGCCGCGTTCGACGCGCGAAGAAGCCCGTGAGCGGCTCGTCGAGTCGCTCCGTCCGATCGCTGCGACCGCCTACGCGAACCGGGCCGGACTGACCGAACCCAGCGCGATGGCCGCGATCGAGGCCGGAACGTGGACCGACGACCCGCGAGCCGCCGCGTTCCTCGGAGGCGACGAGGGACCGTCGACCCCGCTGTGGCTCTGGCTCGTGGACCTCGTCAGCACCGCAGACCCGTTCGTCCGGAGCCTCGAGCGTACGATCGACGAAATCGACCGCATCCAATCGACGCCGGCGGTTGCAACCGAGACGACATCGACGGTGACCGCGAACGCAGAGCCTGGCACGGATGCGGAGGTGACGTCGTGA
- a CDS encoding DUF4129 domain-containing protein, with protein sequence MAPLTAASPASDVFEDLSGDRISGGSTELSPAAGISGSGGIGESGGGSGGSAGTGGSLLGSSLLDEADVSGSPLFGSLFGELMALSNGGGGFGGELAGGDSETASNGEGNGPDSDATDGGGEAEKSSLERDRTGGNDGQSDAPRSESGPDSAGSNGQTTTNAAESGSSLTDSVSELSGYPVVAVLAVISLLLVGYLFFIRDEPISTLLSILARLVSFSLAGVVACSRAIERGLVALRRVTSIAELPGLVLTAITNVIRSIGERVRDAGSSAALVLLGNGEDDGDAAAALEERAAPRERIRQAFESVINASPMYRRRVATTTPKDVARSATNAGAPADPVETITDSFRDVEYGDRDPDSYLERTKAAHDRLRDALDATSEGGDDELGTVPETEDGTDE encoded by the coding sequence ATGGCGCCACTCACCGCAGCGTCGCCAGCGAGTGACGTTTTCGAAGACCTTTCCGGAGATCGAATTTCCGGCGGCTCGACGGAGCTATCACCTGCCGCCGGAATAAGCGGATCTGGTGGTATCGGTGAAAGCGGTGGGGGCAGTGGTGGCAGCGCTGGTACAGGTGGTTCGTTACTCGGCTCGAGCCTCCTCGACGAAGCCGACGTGTCGGGAAGTCCGCTTTTCGGTAGTCTCTTCGGCGAATTGATGGCGCTGTCGAACGGGGGCGGTGGATTCGGCGGTGAGCTGGCTGGCGGCGACAGCGAAACGGCGTCGAATGGCGAGGGGAATGGACCCGATAGCGACGCAACGGACGGGGGTGGCGAAGCCGAGAAGTCGTCCCTCGAGCGGGATCGAACCGGCGGAAACGACGGCCAATCCGATGCGCCTCGAAGCGAGAGCGGCCCCGACTCGGCGGGAAGCAACGGGCAGACTACCACGAACGCAGCCGAGAGCGGTTCGTCGCTCACGGACTCGGTCTCGGAGCTCTCCGGCTACCCAGTGGTGGCTGTCCTCGCCGTGATCTCCCTCTTGCTCGTCGGCTATCTCTTCTTCATTCGAGACGAGCCGATCAGTACCCTGCTTTCGATCCTGGCTCGACTCGTTTCGTTCTCGCTTGCGGGTGTCGTCGCCTGCTCGCGGGCGATTGAACGAGGGCTCGTTGCACTTCGCAGAGTGACTTCGATCGCTGAACTTCCGGGGCTCGTGTTAACCGCGATAACGAACGTAATTCGTTCGATCGGCGAGCGCGTTCGAGACGCCGGCTCGTCGGCGGCGCTGGTGTTGCTCGGTAACGGCGAGGACGATGGCGACGCCGCTGCTGCCCTCGAGGAACGGGCCGCCCCTCGCGAGCGAATCCGGCAGGCCTTCGAGAGCGTGATCAACGCCTCGCCGATGTATCGGCGGCGCGTCGCGACTACGACGCCGAAAGATGTCGCTCGGAGCGCCACGAACGCCGGTGCACCCGCCGATCCGGTCGAGACGATCACCGACTCCTTTCGCGACGTAGAGTACGGCGATCGGGATCCGGACTCCTATCTCGAGCGAACGAAAGCCGCTCACGACCGACTGCGTGACGCACTCGACGCGACATCCGAGGGTGGGGACGACGAACTGGGCACGGTGCCGGAGACGGAGGACGGGACCGATGAGTAG
- a CDS encoding TRAM domain-containing protein, with product MADCPLADDCPSFSERISGMGCQHYGDRGGKEWCNHYNQPIDDLKTQPVKPGEEVVIDIVDMHESGAGVGRTEDGFIVMVDGILPKARARVEITRVHSNHARAEELEMLPMDPGDESTDAETTDDVAAESDGESDAGTDGDDPSRERLGSRENFWGS from the coding sequence ATGGCAGACTGTCCACTTGCCGACGACTGCCCGAGCTTTTCCGAACGAATCTCGGGTATGGGGTGTCAACATTACGGTGATCGGGGTGGCAAAGAGTGGTGCAATCACTACAATCAACCCATCGATGACCTCAAAACGCAGCCAGTCAAACCTGGCGAGGAAGTCGTCATCGACATCGTCGACATGCACGAAAGCGGTGCCGGAGTCGGACGAACCGAGGACGGGTTCATCGTCATGGTCGACGGCATCCTCCCCAAGGCTCGCGCCCGAGTCGAAATCACACGTGTTCACAGCAATCACGCACGCGCAGAAGAGCTGGAAATGCTCCCGATGGATCCCGGAGACGAATCGACGGATGCTGAAACGACTGACGACGTCGCCGCAGAGAGCGATGGTGAGTCGGATGCTGGTACCGATGGCGACGATCCGTCACGCGAGCGCCTTGGCAGCCGCGAGAACTTCTGGGGCTCCTGA
- a CDS encoding electron transfer flavoprotein subunit beta/FixA family protein, translating into MKILVTVKEVATVEDEFEIDGTEIADQYLGADLNEWDDYAIEEAVQLQEAGIADEVVTVTIGPEDCEQTIRQALAKGADRAVRVWDDSLEGVDLLDVNAKTEILSAVVEEEEPDLVLSGVQAGDDSFAATGVSVAENVGFQWGAVVNHLEHDFSGDTVSVRRELEGGVEELNEIELPAVLTIQTGINEPRYASLRGIRQAQRKELDVQNLADLGVDESAIDADLELTDMYEPESESDVTVWEGGPDDTAAELGELLRDKGVAQ; encoded by the coding sequence ATGAAAATTCTCGTAACGGTCAAAGAGGTGGCGACCGTCGAAGACGAGTTCGAAATCGACGGCACCGAGATTGCAGATCAGTACCTCGGTGCTGATCTCAACGAGTGGGACGACTACGCGATCGAAGAAGCCGTCCAGCTCCAGGAAGCCGGGATCGCCGACGAAGTCGTAACCGTCACCATCGGGCCGGAAGACTGTGAACAGACCATCCGCCAGGCGCTTGCCAAAGGCGCCGACCGCGCCGTCCGCGTCTGGGACGACTCCCTCGAGGGCGTCGACCTGCTCGACGTCAACGCGAAGACGGAGATCTTGAGCGCCGTCGTCGAGGAAGAAGAGCCCGATCTCGTCTTGAGCGGCGTCCAGGCCGGGGACGACAGTTTCGCCGCGACCGGCGTGTCCGTCGCCGAAAACGTCGGCTTCCAGTGGGGCGCCGTCGTCAATCACCTCGAGCACGACTTCAGCGGCGACACCGTATCGGTGCGCCGCGAACTCGAGGGCGGCGTCGAAGAACTGAACGAAATCGAGCTGCCGGCCGTGCTGACGATCCAGACCGGGATCAACGAGCCCCGCTACGCCAGCCTCCGCGGTATCCGCCAGGCCCAGCGCAAGGAACTCGACGTCCAGAACCTGGCCGACCTCGGCGTCGACGAGAGCGCCATCGATGCCGACCTCGAACTGACGGACATGTACGAACCCGAAAGCGAAAGCGACGTCACCGTCTGGGAGGGCGGCCCGGACGATACCGCCGCAGAACTCGGTGAACTGCTCCGCGACAAGGGGGTGGCACAATGA
- a CDS encoding electron transfer flavoprotein subunit alpha/FixB family protein translates to MTDVLAVTDHRRGELRDVSYELITAGRSLADETGGDLHLAVISGTVDDFADKLNREGVDAIHTVPYGEEFNHDVYTQAITQLYDELAPQYVLTPNSVNGLDYAPAVANALDLPVVTDTIGLETDGETLIATREMYGSKVETTNELENNAVVTIRSAEWPAAEGTGDATIDAFDADIDEAAIGSTVSGFEEVGGGDVDISEAELLVSIGRGIEEEENLDLIRDLADALGATLSSSRPIVDNGWLPKNRQVGQSGKVVTPDVYIAIGISGAVQHVAGMKGSDTIVAINTDPNAPIMDIADYAIHDDLFDVVPALIDEFQ, encoded by the coding sequence ATGACCGACGTGCTCGCGGTCACCGACCACCGCCGCGGCGAACTCCGCGACGTCAGCTACGAACTCATCACCGCCGGCCGCAGCCTCGCCGACGAAACCGGCGGCGACCTCCACCTCGCGGTCATCAGCGGCACCGTCGACGACTTCGCCGACAAACTCAACCGCGAGGGCGTCGACGCCATCCACACCGTCCCCTACGGCGAAGAGTTCAACCACGACGTCTACACGCAGGCGATCACGCAACTCTACGACGAACTCGCCCCCCAGTACGTCCTTACGCCCAACAGCGTCAACGGACTCGACTACGCCCCCGCCGTCGCCAACGCACTCGACCTCCCGGTCGTCACCGACACCATCGGCCTCGAAACCGACGGCGAAACCCTGATCGCAACCCGTGAAATGTACGGCAGCAAAGTCGAGACGACGAACGAACTCGAAAATAACGCCGTCGTCACGATCCGCAGCGCAGAGTGGCCGGCCGCCGAAGGGACCGGCGACGCCACGATCGACGCCTTCGACGCCGACATCGACGAAGCCGCCATCGGCTCGACCGTCAGCGGCTTCGAGGAAGTCGGCGGCGGCGACGTCGACATCAGCGAGGCCGAACTGCTGGTCTCGATCGGGCGCGGAATCGAAGAAGAGGAGAACCTCGACCTGATCCGGGATCTGGCCGACGCCCTCGGCGCGACGCTGTCATCCTCGCGTCCGATCGTCGACAACGGCTGGCTGCCCAAAAACCGCCAGGTCGGCCAGTCCGGCAAAGTCGTCACGCCCGACGTCTACATCGCGATCGGCATCTCCGGTGCCGTCCAGCACGTCGCCGGCATGAAGGGGTCGGATACGATCGTTGCGATCAACACCGATCCCAACGCACCGATCATGGACATCGCCGATTACGCGATCCACGACGACCTCTTCGACGTCGTCCCGGCGCTTATCGACGAGTTCCAGTAG
- a CDS encoding polyprenyl synthetase family protein: MELLERRRALIEERLVEVVEGVEPETLTEEVRHVALSGGKRVRPIVTLLACETVGGRAEEAVEFGVGIELVHTASLVVDDIIDRSDLRRGTTSAWAEFGHGPAIITSDGLLGEAFSLFSADPDATRVVADAMVELGVGEATELSAEPANEAEYMTLARRKTGALFRAAAELGAIAADSDSVTVDALGEYAERVGVAFQIRDDVLDAVADPTDLGKPTGHDAALERPSVVQVTDLTPEEANATARAEADRAIDALERVDVADPEARNYLLELAEFVVERER, translated from the coding sequence ATGGAACTGCTGGAGCGCCGACGGGCGCTAATCGAGGAGCGTCTCGTCGAGGTGGTCGAAGGGGTCGAACCCGAGACGCTCACCGAAGAAGTTCGCCACGTTGCGCTCTCCGGGGGGAAGCGCGTCCGGCCGATAGTAACGTTGCTGGCCTGCGAAACCGTCGGCGGTCGGGCCGAGGAGGCGGTCGAATTCGGCGTCGGAATCGAACTCGTTCACACGGCATCGCTGGTCGTCGACGACATCATCGATCGATCTGACCTCCGCCGGGGGACGACCAGCGCCTGGGCCGAGTTCGGTCACGGTCCAGCGATCATCACCAGCGACGGACTGCTGGGCGAGGCGTTCTCGCTCTTTTCGGCCGACCCGGACGCAACTCGAGTCGTCGCCGACGCGATGGTCGAACTCGGCGTCGGCGAGGCGACCGAGCTCTCAGCCGAACCCGCGAACGAGGCGGAGTACATGACGCTGGCGCGGCGCAAAACCGGCGCGCTATTCCGGGCTGCGGCCGAACTGGGCGCGATTGCCGCCGACTCCGACTCCGTCACCGTCGACGCGCTGGGCGAGTACGCCGAACGCGTCGGCGTCGCGTTCCAGATCCGGGACGACGTCCTGGACGCAGTCGCCGACCCGACCGACCTCGGCAAACCCACCGGTCACGACGCCGCTCTCGAACGCCCATCGGTCGTTCAGGTGACCGACCTCACGCCCGAAGAGGCCAATGCGACCGCTCGGGCGGAGGCCGACCGGGCGATCGATGCCCTCGAACGGGTGGACGTCGCCGATCCCGAGGCACGGAACTACTTACTCGAGCTGGCGGAGTTCGTCGTCGAGCGCGAACGGTGA
- a CDS encoding DUF373 family protein, whose product MLLVLCVDLDDDLGRKTGFSTPVIGRAPVEEAAVALATADPEDSDLNVIFQGLHIYDNLADRGESVEVAVVTGNDDGDVSANREVGDEVDTVLASLSTGEDVTALVVTDGAQDESVIPIIRSRVPIDGVRRVVVRQAQNLESMYYTIKQVLDDPETRGTVLIPLGILLLIYPLALIGTVLNMPGIVLGTTSALLGFYLISRGLGLGDRLDSAVERGRRSLYAGRTTLLAYVVAAALFVLGGVSGIDTLEAVQGSTEADLEVPVMLAALVNGSILWFAAAGLTTSLGQITDEYIAGALEWRYLNAPFYVLSIAIVLHAVSAFFLDEVGITYLAAALTAGTLLGIVSTLAFAVAESRFSDVDREDGTRGAERA is encoded by the coding sequence ATGCTGTTGGTCCTCTGTGTCGACCTCGACGACGACCTCGGCCGAAAGACCGGCTTTTCGACGCCGGTCATCGGTCGTGCTCCTGTCGAGGAGGCGGCCGTCGCTCTCGCGACCGCGGACCCGGAGGATTCGGACCTCAACGTCATCTTTCAGGGCTTGCATATCTACGACAACCTCGCTGACCGCGGCGAGAGCGTCGAGGTCGCCGTCGTCACCGGTAACGATGACGGAGACGTCAGCGCAAACCGCGAGGTCGGCGACGAGGTCGATACCGTCCTCGCGAGTCTCTCGACCGGAGAAGACGTCACCGCACTCGTCGTCACTGACGGTGCCCAAGACGAATCCGTCATCCCGATTATTCGCTCGCGCGTCCCCATCGACGGTGTCAGACGCGTCGTCGTCCGACAGGCCCAGAACCTCGAGTCGATGTACTACACGATCAAACAGGTACTCGACGACCCCGAAACGCGGGGGACGGTTCTCATTCCGCTGGGGATCCTCCTGTTGATCTACCCACTCGCGCTGATCGGGACCGTATTGAACATGCCCGGTATCGTCCTGGGAACGACGTCGGCGCTGCTCGGGTTCTACCTGATCTCGCGGGGGTTGGGACTGGGCGATCGGCTCGATTCGGCCGTCGAGCGTGGTCGCCGCTCGCTGTACGCCGGCCGAACGACGCTGCTCGCCTACGTGGTCGCCGCGGCGCTGTTCGTTCTCGGCGGCGTCAGCGGTATCGACACCCTCGAAGCGGTGCAAGGGTCGACCGAGGCTGACCTCGAGGTCCCGGTCATGCTCGCTGCGCTCGTGAACGGTTCGATCCTCTGGTTTGCCGCTGCCGGGCTCACGACCAGTCTGGGTCAGATCACCGACGAGTACATCGCTGGCGCGCTCGAATGGCGCTACCTCAACGCGCCGTTTTACGTTCTTTCGATCGCAATCGTCCTCCACGCTGTGAGCGCGTTCTTCCTGGACGAAGTCGGGATCACCTACCTCGCGGCGGCTCTCACAGCCGGGACGCTGTTAGGTATCGTGAGTACGCTCGCCTTTGCGGTCGCGGAATCGCGCTTTTCAGATGTCGACCGAGAAGACGGGACGCGCGGTGCCGAGCGAGCCTGA
- a CDS encoding radical SAM protein yields the protein MISKGCEQCAKGGKMVMFVYGYCDQRDCFYCPLGENRKNVTDVYANERLVETDDDVLTEARRMDALGTSITGGEPQEALGRTCHYLELLKDEFGEDHHTHLYTGITGGRENMRRLSEAGLDEIRFHPPYEQWGDLHGTEWEDILYIARDEGLTPAFEIPGIRAETEFLEFIDEGAAEFCNVNEFEMSQGNYRRMQEQGFELKEGHMSAVDGSREDILEKMGDHERVYFCTSVFKDAAQHRRRLKRMARNVRREFDDITDDGTLVYGKTDTEPARLEALGVPEEFYTVKSNHVEVAWWLLEEMIEEGDLEGGEIVEQYPTYDGQVVERTPLA from the coding sequence ATGATCTCGAAGGGCTGTGAGCAGTGCGCGAAAGGCGGCAAGATGGTGATGTTCGTCTACGGCTACTGCGACCAGCGCGACTGCTTTTACTGCCCCCTCGGTGAGAATCGCAAAAACGTGACCGACGTCTACGCAAACGAACGACTCGTCGAAACCGACGACGACGTCCTCACCGAAGCCCGTCGGATGGACGCGCTCGGAACGTCTATCACCGGTGGTGAGCCCCAGGAGGCGCTCGGTCGGACCTGCCACTATCTCGAGCTACTCAAAGACGAGTTCGGCGAGGACCACCACACGCACCTCTACACCGGCATCACCGGCGGTCGCGAGAACATGCGCCGCCTCTCGGAAGCCGGCCTCGACGAAATTCGCTTCCACCCGCCCTACGAACAGTGGGGCGACCTCCACGGAACCGAGTGGGAGGACATCCTCTACATCGCCCGTGACGAAGGACTGACACCCGCATTCGAAATTCCAGGAATCCGGGCCGAAACGGAATTTCTCGAATTCATCGACGAGGGGGCCGCCGAGTTCTGTAACGTCAACGAGTTCGAGATGTCCCAGGGGAACTACCGCCGCATGCAAGAGCAAGGGTTCGAACTCAAAGAAGGCCACATGAGCGCCGTCGACGGCTCCAGAGAGGACATCCTCGAAAAGATGGGCGATCACGAGCGAGTCTACTTCTGTACCTCCGTCTTCAAGGACGCCGCCCAACACCGCCGCCGCCTGAAGCGCATGGCCCGTAACGTTCGACGCGAGTTCGACGATATTACCGACGACGGGACCCTCGTCTACGGCAAAACGGACACCGAGCCAGCGCGCCTCGAGGCGCTTGGCGTCCCCGAAGAATTCTACACCGTCAAGTCGAACCACGTCGAAGTCGCCTGGTGGCTCTTAGAAGAGATGATCGAGGAAGGCGACCTCGAGGGCGGCGAGATCGTCGAGCAGTATCCAACGTACGACGGTCAGGTCGTCGAACGGACGCCGCTCGCGTAG
- a CDS encoding DUF7345 domain-containing protein gives MRITTAATLALTVLLATTTLGAVAATPSAYEPTAVDQSPSAAPSLSPAFEQSPSVSSSSTAPPPLERPDTWQVIRIHVSADGTATWTIESRFLVTNDSDAETFDQYAKTVVSGQPSGPYKPETFREYVNYASESTGREMSIRDAGWNEPRIEQLQSEDGQSADDSNVRVGIISYSFTWTNFATVDDDRIHAGDALQTDDGPLLRTLSDGQRLVVEPPDDNYGFVDAPTGTENGALVWNGPHEFGMNALEITIIRGAGGGLFSGSALLAIGFVGLAIVVGVGSYLLARQEDVDVSVSLDRLPVLRRRDSGDEGLPEPTAEGDGGSESIDPQSADSLPAHGTGPMSGTELEFEEPVEDGIDPELLSDEERVLRLLNKNGGRMKQASIVSETGWSNAKVSQLLSKMDDEGEIEKLRIGRENLITLPGVDPTALD, from the coding sequence ATGCGGATTACCACTGCCGCCACACTCGCCCTCACGGTCCTCCTTGCTACAACTACGCTGGGGGCAGTGGCCGCTACACCATCGGCATACGAGCCGACGGCTGTCGATCAGTCGCCGTCAGCGGCGCCCTCTCTTTCCCCAGCGTTCGAGCAATCCCCCTCCGTTTCGTCTTCATCGACTGCACCACCGCCACTCGAACGTCCGGATACCTGGCAGGTGATCCGTATTCACGTCTCTGCCGACGGTACTGCGACGTGGACGATCGAAAGTCGGTTCCTCGTAACGAACGATTCCGACGCAGAAACGTTCGATCAATACGCCAAGACAGTTGTGTCAGGACAACCGAGTGGGCCCTACAAACCAGAAACGTTCCGCGAGTACGTGAACTACGCGTCCGAATCGACCGGCCGAGAGATGTCGATTCGAGATGCAGGATGGAACGAACCCAGAATCGAACAGCTCCAATCTGAAGACGGTCAGTCGGCCGACGATTCGAACGTCCGGGTCGGCATCATCTCCTACTCGTTTACCTGGACCAACTTCGCAACCGTCGACGACGACCGAATCCACGCCGGTGATGCCTTGCAAACGGACGACGGTCCGCTCTTGCGGACGCTGAGCGACGGCCAGCGTCTCGTCGTCGAACCGCCCGACGACAATTACGGGTTCGTCGACGCGCCGACGGGCACCGAAAACGGGGCACTCGTCTGGAACGGTCCCCACGAGTTCGGTATGAACGCACTCGAGATCACCATCATTCGCGGAGCAGGGGGTGGTCTGTTTTCCGGTTCGGCCCTGCTAGCTATCGGATTCGTCGGTCTTGCCATCGTCGTCGGTGTTGGTAGCTATCTCCTCGCGCGGCAGGAAGACGTTGATGTGTCCGTTTCTCTCGATCGCCTCCCGGTGCTACGACGTCGCGACAGCGGTGATGAGGGGCTACCAGAACCGACTGCCGAAGGTGATGGCGGATCCGAATCGATCGACCCGCAGTCTGCCGATTCCCTCCCAGCTCACGGCACTGGACCGATGTCAGGAACGGAACTCGAATTCGAGGAACCTGTTGAAGACGGAATCGACCCGGAACTGTTGAGCGACGAAGAACGCGTCCTTCGTCTCCTCAACAAGAACGGTGGCCGAATGAAGCAAGCCTCTATCGTGTCAGAAACTGGCTGGTCGAACGCCAAGGTGTCACAGCTTCTCTCGAAGATGGACGACGAGGGTGAAATCGAGAAGCTCCGGATCGGCCGGGAAAATCTCATCACGCTTCCGGGTGTCGACCCGACCGCACTCGATTGA